The Treponema succinifaciens DSM 2489 region AATCGCTTGTTCAGAATGTGGACAGCACAATGTCGCACCAGCATGAGTCCTCAAAGCAGGTTCTGGCGAATCTGCAGGACGTGGACGATACGACTTCGACAGTTCTCAAGACCGCAAAGGAAATATCCGCCGCAATTGAAAACGTCGCTACTGCCGCAGGAAACCTCGATATGCTGGCCCAGCAGGTTGAAGGAAGCATGGACGAAATGTCCGAAGGCGTAAAGGAAATAAACACCTCCGCTCAGAACATTTCCGAAATGGCGCAGACAACCCACGACAGCATAAAGGTCATGGACAGCGTCCTGTCGAAATTCAAAATCTAGCGCTGAGGAAACATTTTTGCTATTGACCCCAATGTAAAATTTCAGATATAATATCTGACATTCGGGCCATTAGCTCAGTCGGTTAGAGCAGGGGACTCATAATCCCTTGGTCCTAGGTTCAAGTCCTAGATGGCCCAAAAAAACAAAAAAGGATACTTTGCAATAAAGTGTCCTTTTTTGTTTTAAAGTAACCAACAAAAATTCTATAGCTTTTTCATTTAAAAACTGCCGTTGTAAATATTGATTTTTTAATGTATTCTATAACGTATGGCTTACGAAGTTACGGCGACACGGCGTCGTCCACAGAATTTTGACAATCTTATTGGTCAGGAATTCGTTGCGGAAACTCTCAAGAATTCAATCCAGTCAAAAAAAATAGCTCACGCATATTTATTTTCAGGTCCGAGAGGATGTGGAAAAACATCAACCGCAAGAATTCTTGCAAAAGCCCTGAACTGCCAGAAAGGACCTACAGCTTTTCCATGCGGAGAATGCGCAGCGTGCAAAGAAATAACAGCAGGATCTTCGCTCGACGTAATTGAAATAGACGGAGCTTCAAATACAAGCGTTAACGATGTCCGCCAAATAAAAGACGAGGTTTTGTTTCCGCCGAATTCATGCAGATACAAAATCTACATAATCGATGAAGTGCATATGCTTTCAACCTCGGCATTCAACGCGCTTTTAAAGACAATTGAAGAACCGCCGCCATACTGCATTTTTATTTTTGCAACTACGGAAATCCAAAAAGTTCCAGCCACAATAAAATCAAGATGCCAGCAGTTCAACTTTAGGCTTGTTCCAATTGAAAAAGTAAAACAGCAGCTTGCAGAAGCCGCCAACGAACTTGGAATAAAGGCAGAAGACGAAGCACTTTACTGGATTGCAAGAGAATCGACAGGCTCAATGAGAGACTCGTATACGCTCTTTGATCAGGTTGCAGCTTTTTCCGGCGGAGAAATCACTTACGAAAAAATCCGCGACAAACTTGGACTTGTTGGAGTTGACTGTCTGAATGAAATTTTCGGTTTCTGTGTAAAAAAAGATTCTGAAAACGCGCTTTTAAAGCTTGATGAATATTTGCAGAACGGAGTAAGCATTGAGCAGCTTATTTCAAACTGCGCGGATTATTTGCGCTCAATTCTTCTTATAAAAAGCGGCGTAAAAAAAGAATCATTGCTTGGACAAAGCGCAGACCGTTTTTCCAAGGAAGTGCTGGATTCATGGAATTCCATGCAGACAGAAAGAGCAC contains the following coding sequences:
- the dnaX gene encoding DNA polymerase III subunit gamma/tau, which translates into the protein MAYEVTATRRRPQNFDNLIGQEFVAETLKNSIQSKKIAHAYLFSGPRGCGKTSTARILAKALNCQKGPTAFPCGECAACKEITAGSSLDVIEIDGASNTSVNDVRQIKDEVLFPPNSCRYKIYIIDEVHMLSTSAFNALLKTIEEPPPYCIFIFATTEIQKVPATIKSRCQQFNFRLVPIEKVKQQLAEAANELGIKAEDEALYWIARESTGSMRDSYTLFDQVAAFSGGEITYEKIRDKLGLVGVDCLNEIFGFCVKKDSENALLKLDEYLQNGVSIEQLISNCADYLRSILLIKSGVKKESLLGQSADRFSKEVLDSWNSMQTERALGIFMQLYRDVRYSLSPRYEFELAVSRLCWLKDYVSAAEVKKAIDAVKPILANSSSQRKIPAEKKNEPVNINAPRNSFLSVPAPIPTFSALEEDEDSSYDGGAEPPEKFSAEAETKSLEQNQDIPQQKEFVAKNVDTSDIEKVKDAMISDFSIDDALLASSLMQTKEWKLEENKANAISENQFEQMQIQQQAFKISEYLSKIYGRTISFEIQFVPKKVEEKKQEIPTEVKILRDVFKGTITVGA